From the Mycoplasmatota bacterium genome, one window contains:
- the rlmB gene encoding 23S rRNA (guanosine(2251)-2'-O)-methyltransferase RlmB codes for MAEYIYGKNTVIEMIKSGHKIEEVLVTELVINKEPMIHSLIKKANITYQIVGRKQLDRLVKGNHQGIICKIAPFPYYEITDMLNVAKQKNENPFIVILDGLEDPHNLGAILRTADCSGVHGIIIPKNRSVSLNATVAKLSTGAIKYVKVAKVTNLTNTIKQLKKMGLWIIGCDMDTKLDYRQMDAKAPIALVIGSEGKGISRLVKENCDMVVKLPMKGHITSLNASVATSIILYEVLNQRCPL; via the coding sequence ATGGCAGAATATATTTATGGAAAAAATACAGTTATCGAAATGATTAAATCTGGACATAAAATCGAGGAAGTTTTGGTGACGGAGTTAGTTATTAATAAAGAACCTATGATTCATTCTTTAATTAAGAAAGCCAATATTACCTACCAAATCGTAGGGCGTAAACAATTAGATCGATTAGTAAAAGGAAATCATCAAGGAATTATCTGTAAAATTGCCCCCTTTCCATATTATGAAATAACGGATATGTTAAATGTAGCAAAACAAAAAAATGAAAATCCATTTATTGTCATTTTAGATGGACTTGAGGACCCTCATAATTTAGGTGCTATATTAAGGACTGCTGATTGTAGTGGGGTTCATGGAATCATTATTCCTAAAAATCGGTCTGTCAGTTTAAATGCAACGGTTGCTAAGTTATCAACAGGTGCTATTAAGTATGTTAAAGTAGCTAAAGTAACTAATTTAACAAATACGATTAAACAATTAAAAAAAATGGGTTTATGGATTATTGGATGTGATATGGATACAAAATTGGATTACCGCCAAATGGATGCTAAAGCCCCTATCGCTCTTGTTATTGGTAGTGAAGGAAAAGGAATTAGTCGCCTGGTAAAAGAAAATTGTGATATGGTAGTTAAGTTACCAATGAAAGGTCATATCACTTCATTAAATGCATCTGTTGCAACTTCTATTATTCTATATGAAGTGTTAAATCAACGTTGTCCCCTCTAA
- a CDS encoding ribonuclease III translates to MVNYKLLNGVSLAYIGDAYYDLWIRQYLINKGYTKVNDLHKLATKYVSATAQAKIINHLMKNKDLLEEEIEIVKRGRNAKINHKKHNVDILTYKHSTSFESLIGYLYLMEKKERLNKIILFAIELVESW, encoded by the coding sequence ATGGTAAATTATAAATTATTAAATGGTGTTAGCTTGGCTTATATTGGAGATGCATATTACGATTTATGGATTAGACAATATTTGATTAATAAAGGATATACTAAAGTCAATGATTTACATAAATTGGCAACGAAATATGTTTCTGCAACAGCTCAAGCAAAAATCATTAATCACTTAATGAAAAATAAAGATTTATTAGAAGAAGAAATCGAAATTGTTAAAAGAGGTAGAAATGCGAAAATCAATCATAAAAAACATAATGTTGATATTTTAACCTATAAACATAGTACTTCTTTTGAATCATTGATTGGATATTTATATTTAATGGAAAAAAAAGAAAGATTAAATAAAATAATTCTATTCGCTATTGAATTAGTTGAAAGTTGGTGA